The sequence CGCACAGCGCCCAGGCGGTGACCATGAGCTGGGCGCGTCTGGTCAGACCGGCCATCCGCGGATCCTGCGTTGGTCCGGCGGATTGCCGGGCTCGCCGCCGGAACGGGACAGCGAGCGCCGCCGCCCGCAGAGCCGACCGCACGGCTGGGCCCATCCGGTCGAACAGGTCGGGCACGCCGACGAGGTCGCTGACGATGTAGTAGCCGTCGAGCCGGACGAAGGGCGCGAGCTGCCGGAACGCGTCCAGGTGGACGAGGACCGCGGCCGTCACGAGCACCTCGGCCCGGGTGACCGCGAACGCCCCCACCACGAGCAGCGCGAAGATCCCGTTGAAGTAGATGCCCCCGAGGTCGGTGCGCAGCCGTCCCCAGCGGCGCAACCGGTAGGAGTCGGTGACGTCGGTGAAGAAGGCCGGCCAGACGAGGTACATGCCGACCCCGATCACGCCGGGCCGCGCGCCGCCGTAGCGGCAGGCCGCCGCGTGGCCGCATTCGTGAAACAGCGCGCTGACGAGCGTCACGCCAACCAGCGCCAGGATCATCCACGGCGTGGCCAGCACCGCGGCGGCGCTGTCACGCGTGCTGTGCCGACCGAACAGCCAGAGATCACCGGCCAGCAGGCCGCCCAGCAGTATCGCCATGGCCGCCGGACGGAACAGCACAGCGAACACGCCGCTGAGCCGGTACACGGCCGGCGCGGGCAGCAGGGTCCGCCGGCCGCCGAGCTGCAGGAGCGACCTCGCCCGCGGTGTGGGGGTGACACCGGTCGGGGCGGCGATCAGGCCGAGGGGCATGAGCCGGTGGGCCAGCAGGTACGCGATGTCGGCGCCGCTCACCTGGCGGGCGCAGCGCTCCCCGGCGTGCTCGGCGATCGCGGCGACGTCGCGGCTGCCGTCCGCCGCTTCGAGAACGCGCGCGAGCAGCTCGGTGAGCGCCACCACCTGACCGTCGGCGCGGCGCGCCAGGAAGACCGGACGGGCGAGGCCCGATCCCGCGAACTCGCCGAGCAGGGCAAGACCGTCGGCGCGGGTCGGCCGGGCGGGCAGCTCGACCCCGCTCGACCCGGCGGGTCCCGGGCCGGCGCCGACCGACGCGTCGTGCTGCTTCTGGCCGGGCACCAGGGCGACCTGCGACTGCCGGGTGGGACCGGGAGCCTGGCGGGCCGGCGTCCGCGGGCACGCGGGCTCGGTCATCGAACGTCCTCTCGGCGCCTGGGTGATCTACCCGGCCGGCCGCGTCCGGGTCCGGGGCCTGTGCGGCTAGGAAAAACTCACATGCCGAACCATCGGCGGAGAAAATCCATCCACTGGCCGCCGTCCGCGGACGAGCCGGCGGCGGGGACATCCTTGCCGGCGGTGCCGTCGGCAAGGCCGTCGCCGGCGTGGTGCCCGACGCCGAGGCTCTCCGGGCTCGAACCCTGGACGATGAAGTTGAAAGTCGGCATGAACGTGATGACGACCGGCATGAAGCCGCCGGACACCTGCGGCTGTGAAACGGAGTTGACGACCGCGTTGTTCGACGCGGGCGAACTGATGGGGAAGTTGCTCGACGTGGGTGAGTCGACCACGGCGTTGGTGGGGGTGAACCCGTATCTGTTGGTCCCGATCGCGGCGAGGGTGGTCCGATCGGGAAGAAGCTCCGCGCGCTCCTCGGACAGCTCCACCTGATCGCCCGACCGATTCACGCCCGCGTCACTCATCTTCCGTCTCCCCCGTACAGTGCCTCCAGGAATACCCTTGAGCGGAGACGCTAGTCGCACCGGGAAGCGACTCAAAACATTTTCGCGGGCGTGTCGTCGCCGTGAGAAAGAGGATCAGGATCATTCAATGCGCCGCAGGGCGCGATGAATTCCGCCGGCCGACGGCCGAAGGAGAGACGGCTCGGGTGAAGGGTGCCAGCGTGCACAGGCGCAACCGCCTGTGCCGCCGTCACCACTGGTTGAGGAAGGTGTCGCCGCTGGCGATGGAGTTGATGAACGCTCCGTAGTTGCCGACCGTCTGCACCATCGAGCTGTTACCGGTGACGACGTTGTTGCTGCCCGGCGAGTTGACCGGGGAGTTGTTACCGGTACCCACGGACTGTCCGTTCTGGAACAACATCAACGTAATGCGTTCGGGCAGCAGCTCGACATACTCGGCAGCCAGCTCGGCGAAATCCATTCCCGAGTGGCTGGTCTTCGTCAGATCCATTACCCCACCATCCCTCGTTCTGTCCCCGGGCGGAACCCGCGATGAAGCGCCGCGGGTTCCGCCCGATTGCACGCGACGGTTTGTGACGCACGTACGTCGGCGCGGTGGCGCGGGCTCCACCACGTGCGCTCCGTAACAGACCGGGCTTTGCTACCCGCAGCAGCCAGCCGGCACTTCTGCACCCTAGGCCCGCCCACGACCGACCGCAATGCGATGTTGAACGTCGCCATATTGCCGGTCCCGTGGGTGTTTCGGCCCACGGCCGGGTCAGGTGGACGGTGGTGACCGGTGGAGATTCTCGGTTATTGGCCCGGGCTCGTCCGGTCTGGCCGTCAGGTGCCGGTGGGGCCGGCCGGATCGTCCGCGCGGCTGACGGAGAAGCCCCGGCTCATCGCGAGCACGGCGTCGCGGCGGGGCAGCGCGCCGAACGGGGAGCCGCCGGTCGGGGCGGGGCTGCCGAAGATCCAGGTGGGCCCGTCGGCGAGGTGGTCGATCGCCTCGCGGGCGACGTCGGCGGGATCGGCCGTCTCGCCGTAGGGCTCGCCCTTGGCGTCGAAGACCCGGCGCATCGACGGGGTGTCGGTCTTGCCGAGCACGAGGCCCAGGACGTCGACCCCGCTGGAGCGCCATTCCGCCCACAGTGCCTCGGCGAGGATGAGGTCGAAGGCCTTGGTGGCGCCGTAGGTGGCGAGCGTGGCGCCACCCGCCCAGGCCGCGCCCGAGGTCACGAGCACCACGCCACCGCGCCCGCGGGCCACCATCGGCCCGCCGAAGCGGTAGGCCGCTTCGAGCACGCTGTCGCAGTTGCGATGGACCAGGGCGAGGTGGGTGGCGAGGTCCTTGTCGAGAAAGGGGGTGCTGAAGTCGTCGCCGCCGGCG is a genomic window of Pseudofrankia inefficax containing:
- a CDS encoding SDR family NAD(P)-dependent oxidoreductase; its protein translation is MATGTAITYGPWGVVAGGSDGVGAAFAHELASRGLNVVLVARRVPVLTAFAEEIRAKHGVEVRTLALDLSAPGALAELADATADLEVGLFVYNAGGDDFSTPFLDKDLATHLALVHRNCDSVLEAAYRFGGPMVARGRGGVVLVTSGAAWAGGATLATYGATKAFDLILAEALWAEWRSSGVDVLGLVLGKTDTPSMRRVFDAKGEPYGETADPADVAREAIDHLADGPTWIFGSPAPTGGSPFGALPRRDAVLAMSRGFSVSRADDPAGPTGT